In Kangiella koreensis DSM 16069, a single window of DNA contains:
- the tyrS gene encoding tyrosine--tRNA ligase — translation MTDVQAAFAEIKRGAEEILLEDELLEKLKSGKPLKIKAGFDPTAPDLHLGHTVLINKLRQFQQLGHEVIFLIGDFTGMIGDPTGKNATRKPLTRDDVLANAETYKEQVFKILDPAKTTIAFNSEWCEKLGAAGMIKLASHTTVARMLERDDFKKRYGNEQPIAIHEFLYPLVQGYDSVALESDVELGGTDQRFNLLMGRELQKHYGQRPQTVLMMPLLEGLDGVQKMSKSLGNYVGITEAPGVMYQKLLSIPDSMMWRYFELLSFRPLPEIDELKKQVEQGANPRDIKIELAKEIIERFHDKEAADNAHKAAGNIIKEGEVPEGTPQVEVDMEGAEQFPIGATINRAGLASNSAQAKDMLKNGRVKVDWEVVEPSLMLKPGQYLIQAGKKKIAYVTLK, via the coding sequence ATGACTGATGTTCAAGCGGCTTTCGCAGAAATTAAGCGCGGCGCCGAAGAAATTCTGTTAGAAGACGAATTACTTGAGAAACTGAAATCCGGTAAGCCATTGAAAATTAAAGCTGGCTTTGACCCGACCGCACCTGATTTGCACTTGGGTCATACGGTTTTAATCAATAAATTGCGTCAATTCCAGCAATTAGGGCATGAGGTTATTTTCCTGATCGGTGACTTTACCGGCATGATCGGTGATCCAACCGGTAAAAATGCCACGCGTAAGCCGTTAACACGAGATGATGTGTTGGCAAACGCAGAAACCTATAAAGAGCAGGTCTTCAAAATCTTGGACCCAGCAAAAACCACCATTGCCTTTAATTCTGAATGGTGCGAAAAGCTCGGCGCCGCCGGTATGATCAAGCTTGCATCACATACTACTGTGGCTCGTATGCTGGAGCGCGATGATTTCAAAAAGCGCTATGGTAATGAACAGCCGATTGCTATTCACGAATTCTTATATCCTCTTGTTCAAGGTTACGACTCTGTCGCGTTGGAGTCCGACGTGGAATTGGGTGGCACCGATCAGCGATTTAATTTGCTGATGGGGCGTGAGTTACAAAAGCATTATGGGCAGCGTCCGCAAACTGTATTAATGATGCCTTTATTAGAAGGTTTGGATGGCGTGCAGAAGATGTCCAAGTCATTGGGAAATTATGTTGGCATCACAGAAGCTCCTGGAGTCATGTACCAGAAGCTGCTATCTATTCCGGACAGCATGATGTGGCGTTACTTTGAATTGCTATCATTCCGTCCTTTGCCAGAAATTGATGAGTTAAAGAAGCAAGTTGAGCAGGGTGCTAACCCGCGCGACATTAAAATTGAACTGGCCAAAGAAATCATCGAGCGCTTCCATGATAAGGAAGCTGCTGATAACGCTCATAAAGCAGCTGGCAACATTATTAAAGAAGGCGAAGTGCCTGAGGGCACGCCCCAAGTTGAAGTGGATATGGAGGGAGCCGAGCAATTCCCTATTGGAGCAACCATCAATCGTGCAGGCTTGGCGAGTAATTCAGCACAGGCAAAAGACATGTTGAAAAATGGACGTGTTAAGGTTGACTGGGAAGTAGTCGAGCCATCATTGATGCTTAAACCTGGTCAATATCTTATCCAGGCCGGCAAGAAAAAGATTGCCTATGTAACTTTGAAGTAG
- a CDS encoding bactofilin family protein, giving the protein MWGNKSKSHNVDTLIAEGTSIKGDLSFEGALFVDGVIEGDIHGTNHEQSVLSVGVHGRIEGNIEAPFVIIFGQVDGDVRVSQKVELKPGARVNGDLYYKIIEMNAGATVNGKMVNLGEPHALEHKPERSEVISEPKVAQSKDTESKTEPKIGDSKSNQKKSDNDMHSNDNEAVRA; this is encoded by the coding sequence ATGTGGGGTAATAAAAGTAAATCACACAATGTGGATACACTGATAGCGGAAGGAACCAGCATCAAAGGCGATTTGAGTTTTGAAGGCGCTTTATTTGTCGATGGAGTGATTGAAGGTGATATTCACGGTACGAACCATGAGCAATCGGTTTTATCGGTAGGAGTTCATGGTCGAATTGAAGGTAATATTGAAGCACCATTTGTTATCATTTTTGGTCAGGTCGATGGTGATGTGCGTGTGTCGCAAAAGGTTGAACTTAAGCCTGGCGCTAGAGTAAACGGTGATTTGTATTATAAAATCATTGAAATGAATGCTGGCGCAACCGTTAACGGCAAGATGGTTAACCTGGGTGAGCCGCATGCATTGGAGCATAAGCCTGAGCGGAGTGAAGTTATCTCTGAACCAAAGGTTGCTCAGTCCAAAGACACTGAGTCAAAAACAGAGCCAAAAATTGGTGACAGTAAGTCTAACCAGAAAAAGTCTGACAATGATATGCACTCTAATGATAATGAAGCTGTAAGGGCTTAA
- a CDS encoding DUF6776 family protein yields the protein MTKESHQPDYIIRKRRKASWYWSWAGFVLIVLLVALGLGYWLSERQYSGFGSANDRLGNLRTQLDEANNSRIHWQQQYQVEHQVTGQLKDEIQKLNTKIHNLEKEKQAFLRIFDPNAVESGLQIASFVWESVAGKVNQFNFRLMLIQAGQQQRDVSGTYSIILVGKEKGEEKTYSLLELEALSQQETQFKFRYVGSHRGAFNIPEGFEPELVRVQVTSSGRGGETIVQDFPWQAVSQQNTPNEVEDNNVG from the coding sequence ATGACTAAAGAATCCCATCAACCTGATTATATTATTCGTAAACGCCGCAAAGCCAGTTGGTACTGGAGTTGGGCCGGCTTCGTGCTGATCGTTTTGCTGGTCGCGTTAGGTCTCGGTTACTGGCTCAGCGAACGTCAGTATAGTGGTTTTGGATCGGCTAATGATCGCCTAGGAAACTTGCGCACACAATTAGACGAAGCCAATAACAGTAGAATTCATTGGCAACAACAATACCAGGTTGAACATCAGGTAACTGGTCAGCTAAAAGATGAAATTCAAAAGCTGAATACCAAAATCCATAACCTGGAAAAAGAAAAACAAGCTTTTTTACGTATATTCGATCCCAATGCTGTGGAAAGTGGCTTGCAAATCGCTAGCTTTGTATGGGAGTCTGTAGCAGGAAAAGTTAATCAATTTAACTTCCGGTTAATGCTGATTCAGGCTGGCCAACAGCAGCGAGATGTCTCGGGAACCTATTCCATTATTCTGGTAGGAAAGGAAAAGGGTGAAGAGAAAACTTACAGCTTGTTGGAGTTGGAAGCTCTTTCACAGCAGGAAACACAGTTCAAGTTCCGTTATGTGGGAAGCCACAGAGGAGCATTTAATATTCCAGAAGGTTTTGAGCCGGAGCTGGTTCGGGTGCAAGTCACATCTTCTGGTCGTGGTGGTGAAACCATTGTGCAGGATTTTCCTTGGCAAGCCGTTTCACAACAGAACACTCCAAATGAGGTAGAAGACAATAATGTGGGGTAA
- the erpA gene encoding iron-sulfur cluster insertion protein ErpA, protein MSITVTEAASRKVKQLIDEEQNDQLKLRVFVTGGGCSGFQYGFTFDEKQNDNDMAIEQDGVKILVDALSFQYLMGSEVDYTEGLQGSRFLISNPQAKTTCGCGSSFSL, encoded by the coding sequence ATGTCAATTACAGTAACAGAAGCTGCAAGTCGAAAAGTGAAACAACTCATCGACGAAGAGCAAAATGACCAGCTTAAGTTGCGAGTTTTCGTAACGGGTGGTGGCTGCTCTGGCTTTCAGTACGGCTTTACCTTTGACGAAAAGCAGAATGATAACGACATGGCTATAGAACAGGATGGCGTTAAGATTCTAGTTGATGCGTTAAGCTTCCAGTATTTAATGGGCTCTGAAGTCGATTATACGGAAGGGCTGCAAGGTTCTCGTTTTCTAATCAGCAATCCACAGGCTAAAACTACGTGTGGGTGCGGTTCCTCTTTCTCGTTATAA
- a CDS encoding peptidoglycan DD-metalloendopeptidase family protein, with protein sequence MRKICSTNFLTNAMINRDYKGFNKSKPLFARKKTRRKGVLLFSATFIALLAVTSFIKMTPGEESEQKNQQDTEILQLNLSPDETQTSLSSDIMTDEGLPMENQSSRSHSLELEKLSLTEIALKASRENTAFENEVEEEVVEPEPQEPQIKWESLTVENGDSLAKIFKRKGYSASDLHYMMLSDEKIDILKKIRPGHTLEFASNDDSSFLGLRYPYNISETLQVTKLADKEFDVAIDEKEIEFKTRFATATITSSFYMAGKEAGLPDGVIMELAGVFEYDIDFALEIRKDDSFSVLYEEKFIEGEKVGYGNILSAEFTNQGDSFAAVRYTDTNDRTAYYTPEGKALRKSFLRAPLQFNYVSSNFNPKRFHPIQKRVKPHRGVDYRAPIGTPVRAAGDGRVTNSAYNKYNGNYVFIKHGNNITTKYLHFSKRSVKAGERVKQGQIIGYVGSTGMSQAPHLHYEFVVNGVHRNPRTVKLPHAAPVPKDEMERFREQSKPLIAQLETERTTYFARLNEPSASSNNGKLQK encoded by the coding sequence TTGCGCAAAATATGTTCAACCAACTTCTTAACTAATGCGATGATTAACCGAGATTACAAAGGCTTTAACAAAAGCAAACCACTCTTTGCGCGTAAAAAAACGCGCCGAAAGGGCGTTTTGCTATTTTCTGCCACTTTTATCGCTCTTTTAGCAGTGACCAGCTTCATAAAGATGACTCCGGGAGAAGAGTCAGAGCAAAAAAACCAGCAAGATACTGAAATCCTTCAACTAAACCTTTCACCGGACGAAACTCAAACCAGCTTATCATCAGACATTATGACTGATGAAGGTCTGCCTATGGAAAACCAGTCTTCGAGAAGCCACTCTTTAGAATTAGAAAAGCTGTCACTGACTGAGATTGCACTAAAAGCAAGCCGTGAAAACACAGCTTTTGAAAATGAAGTTGAAGAAGAAGTTGTTGAGCCAGAACCGCAAGAGCCACAGATTAAGTGGGAAAGCCTTACCGTCGAAAATGGCGATAGCCTCGCTAAAATTTTCAAGCGCAAAGGTTATAGCGCATCTGACTTGCACTATATGATGCTAAGCGATGAGAAAATTGATATTCTCAAGAAAATTCGTCCAGGCCACACTCTTGAATTTGCCAGTAACGATGACAGCAGTTTCCTCGGTCTTCGCTATCCTTACAACATTAGCGAAACCTTACAAGTCACTAAATTAGCAGACAAAGAATTCGACGTTGCCATCGACGAAAAAGAAATTGAGTTTAAAACTCGCTTCGCAACCGCCACTATCACCAGCAGTTTTTATATGGCTGGCAAAGAAGCTGGATTACCTGACGGCGTAATCATGGAATTAGCTGGTGTATTTGAATACGACATCGACTTTGCATTGGAAATCCGCAAGGACGATAGCTTTTCCGTACTTTATGAAGAAAAATTTATAGAAGGTGAGAAAGTCGGTTATGGCAATATCCTGTCTGCTGAGTTCACCAATCAGGGCGATTCATTTGCAGCTGTGCGCTACACTGACACCAATGATCGTACGGCTTACTACACTCCTGAAGGTAAAGCCCTACGTAAATCGTTCCTTCGTGCGCCATTGCAGTTTAACTACGTTAGTTCGAACTTTAATCCAAAACGGTTCCACCCAATTCAAAAACGCGTCAAGCCACATCGAGGTGTTGATTATCGAGCGCCAATTGGTACGCCCGTGCGTGCGGCTGGAGATGGTCGTGTAACCAACTCAGCTTACAATAAATACAATGGTAACTATGTGTTCATCAAGCATGGCAATAATATTACCACCAAGTATTTACACTTCTCTAAGCGTTCTGTAAAAGCTGGCGAGAGAGTAAAACAAGGACAAATTATTGGTTATGTTGGCTCTACCGGTATGTCGCAAGCACCGCACCTTCACTATGAGTTTGTAGTAAACGGAGTTCATCGTAATCCTAGAACTGTGAAGTTGCCTCATGCAGCTCCTGTTCCGAAAGACGAAATGGAACGCTTCAGAGAGCAAAGCAAACCATTAATCGCACAACTTGAAACTGAGCGTACAACTTACTTCGCTCGCTTGAACGAGCCTAGCGCAAGCAGTAACAACGGCAAACTACAAAAGTAA
- a CDS encoding anhydro-N-acetylmuramic acid kinase, with the protein MAYYIGLMSGTSVDAIDAVLCNIDESSANPIQLLHNKSLPFPNVIQQQIHSISNAEYAHDPIEEMALLDRELGELFAEAVDDLLKDSEYSKDDITAIGSHGQTIRHRPDAYHPFTIQIGNPHSIAARTGITTVADFRTRDMVYGGQGAPLVPAFHQAIFHDPQQDRMIVNLGGIANITYLPANGELLGYDTGPANTLMDQWISRHQNKSYDQNGEWAQQGKVLPELLNDFMSDPYFSQPNPKSTGREYFNLNWLKQFSLDDFAPHDVQATLLELTAQSVSQAIQQHTQTGTVILCGGGAYNSVLQQSLKTHLSNFEVTTSQEFGVAPDWIEAMAFAWLAHRCLNNLSGNLPAVTGAKQETILGSIYPA; encoded by the coding sequence ATGGCCTATTACATTGGCTTGATGTCGGGTACCAGCGTCGACGCAATCGACGCGGTACTCTGTAACATTGACGAATCTTCAGCAAATCCCATACAGCTTCTTCATAACAAAAGTTTGCCCTTTCCTAACGTTATACAGCAACAGATCCACTCAATAAGTAATGCCGAATACGCGCACGATCCGATAGAAGAAATGGCGTTATTGGATCGAGAATTGGGAGAGCTATTTGCTGAAGCAGTGGACGATCTGCTTAAAGATAGTGAGTATTCAAAAGATGACATCACAGCCATTGGCAGCCATGGCCAAACTATTCGCCATAGACCTGATGCCTACCATCCCTTCACCATCCAGATTGGTAATCCGCACAGCATTGCAGCACGAACAGGCATCACCACGGTAGCCGATTTCCGTACTCGAGACATGGTCTATGGTGGTCAAGGTGCACCCTTAGTGCCAGCCTTCCATCAAGCCATATTCCATGACCCACAACAAGACCGCATGATCGTTAACTTAGGCGGTATTGCCAATATCACCTACTTACCAGCAAATGGCGAATTGCTTGGCTATGACACAGGGCCAGCTAATACCCTGATGGATCAGTGGATCTCGCGGCACCAAAATAAAAGTTATGATCAAAATGGCGAGTGGGCGCAACAAGGCAAAGTTTTACCTGAACTATTGAATGACTTTATGAGTGACCCTTACTTTTCACAACCCAATCCGAAAAGCACTGGTCGTGAATATTTTAATTTAAATTGGCTAAAACAATTTTCACTAGATGACTTTGCCCCACATGACGTTCAAGCAACCTTACTCGAGCTGACTGCACAAAGTGTTAGTCAGGCTATACAGCAACATACCCAGACCGGCACAGTTATTTTGTGTGGTGGCGGTGCCTACAACTCGGTATTGCAACAAAGCTTAAAGACACACTTGAGCAATTTTGAAGTGACAACGTCACAGGAATTTGGCGTTGCACCGGATTGGATTGAAGCCATGGCCTTTGCCTGGTTAGCGCATCGCTGCCTGAATAACTTGTCAGGCAACCTACCCGCCGTGACAGGCGCAAAACAAGAAACTATCCTCGGCAGTATTTATCCAGCCTAG
- a CDS encoding S8 family peptidase: MNNKFKLSSLALLGATLTLPSTLLAESYIVLTKGNKIDSSLIQEIEAQGATVTAQLPQVGMLMLDSDNGDIRERLSSNAKIQTTFADMDLQYVSPSEQALPEISFEEQSINPPTSGDDDFYFDLQWGHDAVNAPEAWQAGVKGQGVRVAVLDSGIMSTHPDLAPNLNTALSTSFINGEAYNSPAGSHGTHVAGTIAAADNAYGTIGVAPEAEIVTVKVLSGVSGSGPFSSIFQGMVYAADIDADVINMSLGADIPRNCTFDGVHQPAKDCADLFTALNRVTHYVNKKGSVIIAAAGNDARDLNHDATLKAFPAEGNHVISVSSLGPVGWGLDTSANLDVLASYSNYGKNGIDLAGPGGNYDLFFTYGNAPCNGPVLPGFTCYVYDMVLSTTPTGWGWNAGTSMAAPHVAGVAALIISENGGDMSPVEVTRELIKRSDDINQPGKDDDTGHGRASSGY, translated from the coding sequence ATGAACAACAAGTTTAAATTATCTAGCCTGGCTCTTCTCGGCGCCACTCTTACACTACCTTCTACTTTGTTAGCAGAATCCTACATTGTCTTAACCAAAGGCAACAAGATAGACTCGTCACTGATCCAGGAGATTGAAGCACAAGGTGCAACGGTAACTGCTCAACTGCCACAAGTGGGCATGTTAATGCTCGACAGTGACAATGGAGACATTCGTGAGCGCTTAAGCAGTAACGCAAAAATTCAAACTACCTTTGCGGATATGGATCTGCAATATGTGAGTCCTTCCGAGCAGGCTTTACCGGAAATTAGTTTCGAGGAGCAGTCAATCAACCCGCCAACGTCAGGAGATGACGATTTCTACTTTGATCTGCAATGGGGCCATGATGCAGTCAATGCACCAGAAGCTTGGCAAGCTGGCGTTAAAGGTCAGGGGGTGCGTGTTGCGGTATTAGATAGCGGTATTATGTCAACTCACCCTGATTTAGCCCCCAACCTGAATACTGCGTTGAGTACTTCTTTTATTAATGGAGAAGCTTATAACAGTCCAGCTGGTTCTCATGGAACTCACGTGGCAGGCACTATTGCAGCAGCCGATAATGCATACGGCACAATAGGGGTGGCACCTGAAGCAGAAATTGTAACGGTAAAAGTATTATCTGGTGTATCCGGTAGTGGCCCATTCTCATCAATATTCCAGGGTATGGTTTATGCCGCTGATATTGATGCTGATGTTATTAACATGAGTCTGGGAGCCGATATTCCGCGCAACTGCACTTTTGATGGCGTTCACCAACCTGCCAAAGATTGTGCAGATTTATTTACTGCCCTGAACCGTGTAACACACTATGTAAATAAGAAAGGTAGTGTCATTATTGCTGCGGCTGGTAACGATGCTCGCGATCTTAACCATGATGCGACTCTTAAAGCATTCCCCGCAGAAGGAAATCACGTTATATCGGTTTCATCATTAGGGCCGGTCGGCTGGGGTTTAGATACTTCCGCTAATCTCGATGTTTTGGCCAGTTACTCAAACTACGGCAAGAATGGTATTGACCTTGCAGGCCCTGGCGGCAACTATGATCTCTTCTTTACCTACGGAAATGCGCCTTGTAACGGTCCTGTATTGCCGGGCTTTACTTGTTATGTATATGACATGGTACTAAGTACGACGCCAACAGGTTGGGGCTGGAATGCTGGTACCAGTATGGCAGCGCCCCATGTCGCCGGCGTTGCAGCTTTGATAATCAGTGAAAATGGTGGTGATATGTCGCCGGTTGAAGTTACACGCGAATTAATTAAGCGCTCAGATGACATCAACCAACCCGGAAAAGATGATGATACTGGGCACGGCAGGGCTTCTTCTGGTTATTAA